The genomic region TTCTCTAAAGTGCGCTCCACCACATCCATTTCCAGCCTGACTTTGTCGAAATCATGGCTCACCGCGTGGCTGTACAATGGATTGAACGGGGAATCTGATGCATCCTTGGGACGAAAAAGATCAAGAATTTCAGGTTGAGCGGCGACTAAAGGCGCAATCTCGTCGTCTAAATAGCGTTTAAAATCAGCAGGCAAAGCAATGAACTCAACTCCTGAGGACTGCCGCACGCGCGACATTAATTCCCCGCGCTTGCTCACGCCTGAGTTCTTGCCTTCGATGATCGCCATTGACGCTTCTAACACCACCGGCAACGCCACCTCCTTTACCACTCTAAAACGATTGAGCATCTGTAGCATTTCTTGATGAATCATCGGCTTGATGTAATCAACACTTCGCTCACCAAACATTTGAGTTTGGGTCACATCAGAGACGGTAATACAGAAGGTATAGGGAACAGTTAATGGAGTCATTTACGGCATCCTTATCGTGTATGAGCGCGAAGTGAAGCCCCCATTAGCGCGCTGCATCAACACAATACCGCGCCCAATTTAAATAAGCTTCATCAGCTAAGCTTAGCATTGCCAAATCTTCTTGGGTGTCGCCATACGCATAGACGCGATCGTACAGTCCTAAATCAAACTTAGCGCAAATCCATTTCGACTTGTTCACACCACTACAATCACCGTTTACATACCCCCCAGAAAATTTGCCACGCTTAACCTCAAGCTCACTGCAAATTAAGGCAAAACCATTTTGAGCGCACCAATGCTTTAAATAAACATCGAGAGAAGCAGAAACGATAACGATCTGATCGCCATTTTGTGTATGTAAACTCAGCTGAGTCAGCGCCTCTTCACGCAAGAACTGAGGCACAATATTTTCTGCATACCCTTGCCCAACCGCAACCACCTCATCAACCTTTCGCCCCGAAAAAGCCACAAAACTAGCGATGCGCCGCATGTTGGCAGCACGCAGAACACCGACCTTATAGAGTATAAAAAATGGAGACAATACGATCTTCGCGATTAAAGATCGTCGCTTGGTTGCCGAGAAGTGCAGAAACTTGGTGTACATATCTGCATGGGTAATAGTTCCATCAAAATCAAACAGTGCAATGTTCAAAACATTCCCTCAGATCCAACGTTCCTGTATAGGGCCAATGTGAACCAGCACAACTCAACGCTTTGGCAACCTGCGCTGGAGTAACGCCCCGCTGCTCGGAGCGCTTGATGGCTTCTTTTCGGAACTATTCGGTGTAATGTTGGTGTTTTTTGCGTGCCATGAGAGCACCTCCATATAGGGTTAATATAACTATACAGGGTGTCTACTTTTCGTGGGTAACTTGGAAGCATAACGCCCCATTAAGTAGCCCGCAACGCTCTACAAAAGCTTGAGCATAGTGCCGTAACCACTGAAATTCCTGCAAACCAAAAATGGCAAGCGTTGAGGGTCTGCTTGAATTGTTTGTTAGATGCTCGACCGCTGAGCCTGATTTAGTAGTGATAACGACATGAGATTATTGTTATCGCTTGATCATCGACTGCGTAAACCAGCCTATTAGTGTCGTCAATACGGCGAGACCAAAAGCCAGATAAGTTCTCTTTTAACGGTTCAGGTTTACCAATACCCTCAAAAGGAGAACGCTTCACATCATTGGTAAGTTTGTTGATGCGCTTAAGTGTTTTCTTATCTTGGGTTTGCCAATACAGGTAATCGCCCCAAGCCTCATCAGTCCACGATAGTAAACGTTGACTACTACTCATCAATTAACTCTCGTGCAGTTGTTTTTCCGGCACGGTATTGTGCTATTGAACGGTTTAGATGTTCAGCATTTTGAGGAGAGCGTAGTAAGTGCACTGTCTCCATAAGGCTATTATAGTAGTCTAAAGACATAACCACGGCATCTTCAGAGTCACGGCGTGTAATGACTGTTGTGTCTGCGTCATTAACTACACCGTCTAAAACAGCTTTGAGACCATTTCTAGCTTCAGTAAAAGATACAATTCTCATAAGAATCTCCACATGTACATTTAATGGAACAAGTATAGTCTTCACTCAT from Echinimonas agarilytica harbors:
- a CDS encoding HAD-IB family hydrolase, producing MNIALFDFDGTITHADMYTKFLHFSATKRRSLIAKIVLSPFFILYKVGVLRAANMRRIASFVAFSGRKVDEVVAVGQGYAENIVPQFLREEALTQLSLHTQNGDQIVIVSASLDVYLKHWCAQNGFALICSELEVKRGKFSGGYVNGDCSGVNKSKWICAKFDLGLYDRVYAYGDTQEDLAMLSLADEAYLNWARYCVDAAR
- a CDS encoding Txe/YoeB family addiction module toxin — protein: MSSSQRLLSWTDEAWGDYLYWQTQDKKTLKRINKLTNDVKRSPFEGIGKPEPLKENLSGFWSRRIDDTNRLVYAVDDQAITIISCRYHY
- a CDS encoding type II toxin-antitoxin system Phd/YefM family antitoxin — protein: MRIVSFTEARNGLKAVLDGVVNDADTTVITRRDSEDAVVMSLDYYNSLMETVHLLRSPQNAEHLNRSIAQYRAGKTTARELIDE